The Candidatus Nanohalococcus occultus genome contains a region encoding:
- a CDS encoding protein translocase subunit SecF — protein sequence MKPEKLFDRVYDDYDKYMIVPVALMVLAIGILGFNAATNGEFLQKGIDFTGGTEITYSVQGEFTAVQAERAFQDSGRNDVQAVKQISGNNTLLLVSLPPPELSEEQAETILNDAGIQATAEGFRSISPSVSGAFFQQAQVAFALAFTIMSLVIFVAFKDVVPSLAVIFAALGDVLIAAAGMSILGIPLTLGSLAALLMLIGYSVDTDIVLSTRVLKRNRGSVKSRVWSSIKTGVTMSSGGIAGFILLYFVSSSIVGPSELSNIAAVMVMGLLADMPLTWLGNAIVLKKYVNGEVKTPWN from the coding sequence GTGAAGCCTGAAAAACTGTTTGACCGGGTTTATGACGACTACGACAAATACATGATTGTACCCGTGGCTCTGATGGTTCTTGCGATCGGAATCCTCGGATTTAACGCTGCGACGAACGGAGAGTTCCTTCAGAAAGGAATCGACTTTACAGGAGGAACTGAGATAACTTATTCGGTACAAGGAGAGTTTACAGCAGTTCAGGCAGAACGAGCCTTCCAAGATTCCGGTAGAAACGATGTTCAGGCCGTAAAACAGATATCGGGAAACAATACTTTACTTCTCGTAAGTCTGCCGCCTCCAGAACTTTCAGAAGAACAGGCAGAGACAATTCTAAATGATGCGGGGATTCAGGCGACGGCTGAAGGATTCCGATCGATATCTCCATCGGTTTCCGGAGCGTTCTTCCAGCAGGCACAGGTTGCTTTCGCCTTAGCATTTACTATAATGAGTCTGGTGATCTTCGTCGCCTTCAAGGACGTTGTGCCTTCGCTGGCGGTAATCTTCGCAGCACTGGGAGATGTTTTGATCGCAGCGGCAGGTATGTCGATACTTGGCATTCCGTTAACGCTTGGATCGCTCGCAGCATTGTTGATGCTTATTGGTTACTCGGTCGATACCGATATCGTACTCTCGACCCGCGTACTCAAACGTAACCGCGGATCGGTGAAATCACGGGTATGGAGTTCGATAAAGACCGGTGTGACGATGAGTTCGGGAGGTATAGCAGGATTTATACTGCTTTACTTTGTATCAAGCTCGATTGTAGGGCCTTCGGAGCTATCAAACATAGCTGCGGTCATGGTTATGGGTCTTCTGGCAGATATGCCGCTTACATGGCTGGGTAACGCGATAGTTCTGAAAAAATACGTTAATGGCGAGGTGAAAACTCCATGGAATTAA
- a CDS encoding STT3 domain-containing protein, with protein sequence MDAAGKLDFDFEQLDFKEILKTNWAFVAAGAIAMLGFWLRFSPAQGMQYLQALDPYMIFRLSQHLALEGTFPQLDFLRYFPYAAPTYTLNQGDILIPAVLYQFGPSMFMSYLEWGKMYPAIMGGLGVFASFLFAREVWDDYAGVFSAFFLATVAGAMHRTSAGFFEKEPLGTFLMLMSMYFFVRCWKRKEKFTGIFSGVMLGLFTISWGGSKMLWLLYPMVVGVVALMDRDIEQLIMAYTPTVLVGAGLAAALNPSRFWFTSTFFLVNLGMLGLVWTRFLAEELQLVEKEQLSYLVPSISVLGGVLLLASPLYSKFLGSKVMGLIGTVTVSNSGTDVIAGTVAENQGATLSQIIGQLGALPAAQINTGLGLLGHLVGPWTLSFIGTAMLGTIFALMVGKRFNVLDDSEIQLLSYYKLLASIFLLWIISFSIFFKESIFLAVVPATLVFIVAATLNYAWNEMEGTFKIPENWYVILPFFWVITNVLAAVTRSRLVFLSTFSVAVVGGYAASKAFKGLKELDYSKIDPENAKELKAGLLAAIVGAIMLVNGASGFAAAQGISGSPNSAWMDNLDWMENETPEGSVILSWWDYGYYFESIGRRAAAADGGNQKYYSDEVFGKTNYPIADFLTGTDPMNHTDLLERHSIDYIVLDSRMLGKYGAVSQIANRDNSEFSAMRMASTNNVRPGLGNGSAAFTAQLPRTAVYAELESSGNSISFENPPIVESVYGRGRVDCTLTEENGITRFDTPSNQTAKLPKVWFDRPAEQREVVEVCAAEHPYYSFERGMSGGTAQIVLVPKNIVESNLVDLYLMNGQGIDYVEPVPEGSNGYVRAWEVDLEGQ encoded by the coding sequence ATGGACGCGGCCGGAAAACTTGATTTTGATTTTGAACAGCTTGATTTTAAAGAAATACTAAAGACCAACTGGGCTTTTGTGGCGGCCGGAGCGATCGCAATGCTCGGTTTCTGGCTTCGTTTCAGCCCTGCCCAGGGAATGCAGTACTTACAGGCACTTGACCCTTACATGATCTTCAGGCTAAGCCAGCACTTAGCCTTGGAAGGAACCTTCCCTCAGCTTGACTTTCTGCGTTACTTCCCGTATGCCGCACCTACATATACATTGAACCAGGGCGATATTCTGATCCCTGCCGTACTCTACCAGTTTGGGCCTTCAATGTTTATGAGCTACCTCGAGTGGGGTAAGATGTACCCAGCTATCATGGGAGGACTAGGGGTTTTCGCATCCTTCCTTTTCGCCAGAGAGGTCTGGGACGATTACGCTGGAGTTTTCTCCGCATTCTTCCTGGCAACAGTAGCAGGAGCAATGCACCGTACTTCCGCAGGTTTCTTCGAGAAAGAACCGCTCGGAACCTTCCTGATGCTTATGTCGATGTACTTTTTCGTCCGATGCTGGAAAAGAAAAGAGAAATTCACCGGGATTTTCTCGGGAGTTATGCTCGGACTTTTCACGATATCATGGGGAGGATCGAAGATGCTATGGCTTCTTTACCCAATGGTTGTAGGCGTTGTCGCCTTGATGGACAGAGACATCGAGCAGCTGATCATGGCCTACACACCGACCGTTTTGGTTGGAGCAGGCCTCGCAGCTGCCTTGAACCCATCGCGTTTCTGGTTTACAAGCACCTTTTTCCTTGTGAACCTTGGAATGTTAGGTCTTGTCTGGACGCGTTTCCTAGCCGAGGAGCTACAGTTAGTTGAGAAAGAACAGCTGAGCTACCTGGTTCCAAGTATCTCAGTCCTCGGCGGAGTATTACTCTTAGCCTCACCGCTTTACTCGAAGTTCCTTGGCTCGAAGGTTATGGGGCTTATAGGCACAGTAACTGTTTCAAACTCAGGCACTGACGTGATCGCAGGAACTGTCGCGGAAAACCAGGGTGCCACACTCAGCCAGATTATCGGACAGCTAGGAGCATTGCCGGCAGCGCAGATAAACACCGGACTCGGGCTTCTAGGACATCTTGTAGGTCCTTGGACTCTTTCATTTATTGGAACGGCTATGCTTGGTACGATTTTCGCATTGATGGTTGGGAAGAGATTCAATGTTCTGGATGATTCTGAGATCCAGCTGCTTTCATACTACAAGCTTCTGGCCTCAATCTTCCTGCTCTGGATTATCTCTTTCAGCATATTCTTCAAAGAATCAATCTTCCTAGCAGTTGTGCCAGCCACATTAGTCTTTATCGTAGCGGCTACGCTAAACTACGCCTGGAACGAGATGGAGGGAACCTTTAAGATACCGGAAAACTGGTACGTCATACTGCCATTCTTCTGGGTCATAACAAACGTTTTAGCAGCAGTCACGAGATCCCGGCTAGTATTCCTCTCAACATTCTCCGTAGCAGTCGTAGGAGGATACGCAGCCTCAAAGGCATTCAAAGGACTCAAAGAGCTAGACTATTCGAAGATCGATCCTGAGAACGCAAAAGAACTCAAGGCAGGACTCCTAGCAGCCATAGTAGGAGCCATAATGCTTGTAAACGGAGCATCTGGTTTCGCAGCAGCTCAAGGAATCTCAGGGTCCCCTAACTCAGCCTGGATGGATAACCTTGACTGGATGGAAAACGAGACGCCTGAAGGATCAGTCATTCTTTCCTGGTGGGACTACGGATACTACTTCGAGTCAATCGGACGACGAGCAGCGGCTGCGGACGGAGGAAACCAAAAGTACTACTCCGATGAAGTATTCGGAAAGACTAACTACCCTATAGCCGATTTCCTTACCGGAACAGATCCGATGAATCACACGGATCTGCTGGAACGGCACAGCATCGATTACATCGTACTTGATTCGAGGATGCTTGGCAAGTACGGTGCTGTGAGCCAGATCGCTAACAGGGACAACAGCGAGTTCAGCGCGATGCGTATGGCCTCGACAAACAACGTTCGGCCGGGACTGGGCAACGGATCAGCTGCCTTCACAGCTCAGTTGCCACGGACAGCGGTTTACGCAGAGCTTGAATCCTCCGGGAACTCAATTAGTTTCGAGAACCCTCCGATTGTCGAAAGCGTTTACGGACGTGGACGGGTTGACTGTACCCTGACCGAGGAAAACGGGATCACGCGGTTCGACACGCCTTCAAACCAGACGGCGAAGCTTCCTAAGGTATGGTTCGATCGCCCGGCGGAACAAAGAGAAGTAGTCGAAGTCTGTGCGGCAGAGCATCCGTACTACAGCTTCGAGAGAGGGATGAGCGGAGGCACAGCCCAAATAGTGCTTGTTCCGAAAAATATCGTAGAATCAAACCTCGTTGACCTTTACCTGATGAACGGCCAGGGCATAGACTATGTAGAGCCGGTACCGGAAGGTTCAAACGGTTATGTAAGAGCCTGGGAAGTCGATCTCGAAGGACAATGA
- a CDS encoding glycosyltransferase family 39 protein encodes MKEQLEELTDRIPDKRFLLLLGILVFAGFLRFKYAFFEGMWIDEGRYGRIAASVSQHLWDYSTNSELYGQITGHPPVYPYLLAISVLIFGNNEFALRIVSPIVSLATIALIYKFGAEIRDRETGLIAAALLSVNPIFWFLSERILIGVTLTFMYTATMLAFWYGLEDRKYSKYSLYAAGPLTLLTVLTKQPGYALGAILPLYFVYRKQDAFRDAWKKRKIRGTALYRELTDRKYYISAGLGILTITPWMLRNMSTCGFPLCSFQRALSFAGRDVTNPAVQHIQGLYFFVSSLPLMLTLPVAAFIFGRLAYAGMKSYEENAELTAYKIATYLGGTVLLFVLMEKLVPMFLLAGLALFTRTDFEKLGWIWAGIGIGFMSIPATKDPRYIVFTMPALILTASLGVRSFTVWLSNLIGRSEIKTFGITALIVLPMVFMGYNQGLGDVQRGGYSHLEPAGDFIDENAPLDSNVAATSNGQFWYYIHPRMAYMPPNNESEFQNFLLEKNISYVEVDVYEPMQPQWTQTGIAPYRLPNSVRAALQSGEISQREAYSRFSNTPEYLTPVRSYGETRSPISSQPQPVVIVYRVERGMLE; translated from the coding sequence ATGAAAGAACAACTCGAAGAACTGACAGATCGGATACCAGACAAACGCTTCCTACTTTTACTTGGGATTCTAGTGTTCGCCGGCTTCCTGCGGTTCAAATACGCGTTCTTCGAGGGAATGTGGATTGATGAAGGCCGTTACGGACGTATAGCGGCCTCAGTATCCCAGCACCTATGGGATTACTCTACGAACTCAGAGCTGTACGGCCAGATAACAGGCCATCCTCCGGTATACCCTTACCTGCTGGCCATCTCGGTTTTGATTTTCGGCAACAACGAGTTCGCACTACGTATTGTAAGCCCTATCGTATCTCTGGCAACCATAGCGTTGATATATAAGTTCGGAGCGGAGATACGCGACCGGGAAACCGGTTTAATCGCCGCAGCTTTACTTTCAGTCAACCCTATCTTCTGGTTCCTCTCAGAAAGAATTCTGATAGGAGTTACACTGACCTTCATGTATACTGCGACAATGCTGGCTTTCTGGTACGGCCTTGAAGACCGCAAGTACTCTAAATACAGTCTTTACGCTGCTGGACCGTTGACACTTCTAACAGTGCTTACAAAACAGCCTGGATATGCTTTAGGCGCGATTCTGCCGCTTTACTTTGTTTACCGGAAACAAGATGCTTTCCGAGACGCATGGAAGAAACGAAAGATCCGGGGAACGGCGTTATACCGCGAACTGACAGATAGGAAATACTATATTTCCGCAGGATTAGGTATCCTGACAATCACCCCGTGGATGTTGCGTAACATGTCTACATGCGGTTTCCCGTTGTGTAGCTTCCAGCGCGCATTAAGCTTTGCCGGACGGGATGTAACCAATCCAGCTGTACAGCACATTCAGGGACTTTACTTTTTCGTTTCATCACTTCCTTTGATGCTTACCCTGCCAGTAGCCGCATTCATTTTCGGCCGGCTGGCTTACGCAGGTATGAAAAGCTATGAGGAGAACGCAGAGCTAACAGCTTACAAGATAGCCACCTATCTCGGCGGAACCGTATTGCTCTTTGTTTTGATGGAAAAACTTGTGCCAATGTTTCTTCTGGCCGGGCTGGCTCTTTTCACCCGGACGGACTTCGAGAAACTTGGATGGATCTGGGCCGGAATAGGGATCGGCTTCATGTCGATACCTGCGACAAAGGATCCACGCTACATCGTTTTCACAATGCCGGCGTTAATCTTAACTGCTTCTCTAGGAGTAAGAAGCTTCACAGTCTGGCTATCCAATCTTATAGGACGTTCAGAGATTAAAACATTTGGAATAACAGCCTTGATTGTCTTACCGATGGTTTTTATGGGCTATAACCAGGGACTTGGAGATGTGCAGAGAGGAGGTTACAGCCATCTTGAGCCTGCTGGAGATTTCATAGATGAGAACGCACCGCTTGACAGCAATGTAGCTGCTACCTCGAACGGACAGTTCTGGTACTACATACATCCACGTATGGCTTACATGCCACCTAACAACGAATCAGAGTTCCAGAACTTCTTACTTGAGAAAAACATTAGCTATGTAGAAGTTGACGTCTACGAGCCTATGCAGCCACAGTGGACTCAGACCGGTATCGCACCTTACAGACTGCCGAACTCGGTCCGGGCAGCACTTCAGTCCGGAGAGATCTCGCAAAGAGAGGCTTACAGCCGGTTCTCGAACACACCCGAATATCTTACCCCCGTAAGAAGTTACGGAGAGACTCGTTCGCCGATCAGCTCACAGCCACAGCCAGTGGTTATAGTCTACAGGGTTGAAAGAGGTATGCTGGAATGA
- a CDS encoding glycosyltransferase produces the protein MIAILIPTLNEGEAIKSVIEKFPSKYRGEEIKKYVIDGDSSDSTVENAEEAGAHVIHQTLDGGKGDAMREILAEVDADYYVMIDGDGTYDPEEVGKLLDPLLDGEAEHVIGARKNREADAIPFFNRIGNWFFNRATSVATGKEVSDMLSGYRAFTRNSIDYYGLTSPGFGIETEMTLSTLESNLPIKEVDINYSERIGESKLHPIEDGWRIFKTLMWSIRDLNPLKFFSGSAFLLLIIASYPSYLVFEQKLATGRVQDLGPVVFSAMLIILAVQLMIFGMLADQIRNTEKRLRMTQK, from the coding sequence ATGATAGCGATCCTGATACCGACGCTTAACGAAGGAGAAGCCATAAAATCAGTTATAGAAAAATTCCCCTCCAAATACCGCGGAGAAGAGATTAAAAAATACGTTATAGATGGCGACTCTTCGGACAGCACAGTTGAGAACGCAGAGGAGGCTGGCGCGCACGTAATACATCAGACTCTTGACGGCGGGAAAGGAGATGCGATGAGGGAGATACTGGCGGAAGTAGATGCAGATTACTACGTTATGATAGACGGTGATGGGACCTACGATCCGGAGGAGGTCGGAAAGTTACTTGACCCCTTACTGGACGGAGAGGCCGAACACGTTATAGGTGCGAGGAAAAACAGGGAGGCCGATGCCATACCGTTTTTCAACCGGATTGGAAACTGGTTTTTCAACAGAGCGACTTCAGTGGCAACGGGCAAAGAAGTCTCCGATATGCTTTCAGGGTACCGTGCGTTCACAAGAAACTCTATAGACTATTACGGACTTACCAGCCCTGGATTCGGAATCGAGACCGAAATGACCTTATCTACTCTCGAATCAAATCTTCCCATCAAAGAAGTCGATATCAACTATTCGGAGCGAATCGGAGAAAGCAAACTACATCCTATTGAAGACGGATGGCGCATCTTCAAGACCTTAATGTGGAGCATCCGCGATCTAAACCCTCTGAAGTTTTTCTCAGGCTCAGCTTTCCTGCTTCTAATCATAGCCAGCTACCCATCCTACCTAGTATTCGAGCAAAAACTGGCGACCGGACGAGTACAGGACCTTGGACCCGTGGTTTTTTCAGCCATGCTGATAATACTGGCCGTACAGCTCATGATATTCGGAATGCTTGCCGATCAGATAAGGAACACTGAGAAAAGACTTCGAATGACTCAAAAATGA
- a CDS encoding lysylphosphatidylglycerol synthase transmembrane domain-containing protein has product MNRRRLIETLTSLLLVSVLIYFADLGRTVQTLSKVKLEYYGLGVLLFLSTYLASGRRWQIIAESTGHEMNLLDAIRVVAVSYSFNKLLPWNFGDMVRSKISESYHNVESHGNILGGAGFERVLDAASISFIIGVAAVFTTTGSQVTGTVAAFAAVFIIGAMLVYSGKLDGVIDHFPDRFSGFLEETLGGFRAVSLTELLEVLTLSQIKWWTEAIIFYVLALSISSGLGFWDAAIVTSIMSVFSALPISPAGIGPGDAAATGLLVYTGIPYSTALSLVVLQRTIGVMVQGVIGAIIYGFDL; this is encoded by the coding sequence ATGAATAGAAGACGTTTAATAGAAACCCTGACCTCTCTGCTGTTGGTCTCCGTACTCATATACTTCGCAGATCTAGGCAGAACAGTTCAAACACTCTCCAAGGTCAAACTAGAGTACTACGGTTTAGGAGTTTTACTTTTCCTATCTACGTATCTGGCAAGTGGAAGACGCTGGCAGATCATCGCAGAGTCTACCGGACACGAAATGAATCTCTTAGACGCTATAAGAGTCGTAGCCGTCTCATACAGTTTTAACAAACTGCTTCCGTGGAACTTCGGAGACATGGTGCGTTCAAAAATATCTGAAAGCTACCACAATGTCGAAAGCCACGGAAACATCCTGGGCGGAGCAGGATTCGAGCGAGTACTTGATGCGGCCAGTATATCCTTTATCATCGGAGTTGCCGCCGTGTTTACAACCACCGGCAGCCAGGTAACAGGCACAGTAGCAGCTTTCGCAGCCGTATTCATAATCGGAGCCATGCTAGTTTACTCAGGGAAGCTAGATGGCGTTATAGATCATTTTCCGGACAGATTCAGCGGATTCTTGGAGGAAACTCTCGGAGGTTTCCGGGCCGTCAGCCTTACAGAGCTTCTGGAAGTTTTAACACTCTCCCAGATAAAATGGTGGACCGAAGCTATCATTTTCTACGTTTTGGCGCTATCAATCTCTTCAGGCCTAGGTTTCTGGGATGCCGCGATCGTAACATCAATAATGAGTGTTTTCTCAGCTCTCCCTATCTCCCCTGCCGGAATAGGCCCCGGTGATGCCGCAGCAACCGGCTTGCTAGTTTATACAGGCATTCCTTATTCAACAGCCCTCTCTCTTGTAGTTTTACAGAGAACCATAGGCGTTATGGTTCAAGGAGTTATAGGCGCTATTATCTACGGCTTTGATCTTTAA
- a CDS encoding SDR family NAD(P)-dependent oxidoreductase has product MKKALVTGGAGFIGSNLVEKLVEQDIQVVVLDDLYLGDEKNLEAVKDDIEFINGSVLDEKKVEKAVADVDTVFHLAARSSSPMHKEDAAEGANVNVTGFVNTVEAAKQAGVEKVVYASTSSMYGSVKPPHTEEDDVRPPNLYTASKLAREVYADCYSYREEIQTTGLRFFSVYGPHEKSKGKFANIVTQFLWKIQNGESPVIWGDGKQQRDLVYVEDVANALIKAAETRKELDGEVFNVGTGRPQSFNTVVKELNNVLGTDIEAEHVENPRDNYVEQHCADLEKTEQVLGWEPEYSFEQGLEKIAEYYS; this is encoded by the coding sequence ATGAAGAAGGCATTAGTTACAGGCGGAGCGGGATTTATCGGCTCCAATCTTGTAGAAAAACTTGTAGAACAAGATATACAGGTTGTAGTACTTGATGATCTATACCTGGGTGATGAAAAAAACCTTGAAGCCGTAAAAGACGACATCGAGTTCATTAACGGCAGCGTTCTAGATGAGAAAAAGGTTGAGAAAGCAGTCGCCGATGTAGACACTGTTTTCCACTTGGCGGCCAGAAGCTCGTCTCCAATGCACAAGGAAGATGCCGCAGAAGGCGCAAACGTAAACGTCACGGGTTTTGTAAACACTGTAGAGGCCGCAAAGCAAGCAGGAGTCGAAAAAGTAGTTTATGCTTCGACTTCATCGATGTATGGAAGTGTTAAGCCGCCACATACCGAGGAAGACGATGTCCGACCACCAAATCTGTATACTGCCTCAAAGCTAGCCAGGGAAGTGTATGCGGACTGCTATAGTTACAGAGAGGAAATTCAGACCACTGGACTCCGTTTTTTCTCTGTTTACGGGCCGCATGAAAAGTCTAAAGGGAAGTTCGCAAACATTGTAACTCAGTTCCTCTGGAAGATTCAGAACGGAGAAAGCCCTGTGATATGGGGAGATGGAAAACAGCAGAGAGATCTTGTATATGTAGAAGACGTAGCTAACGCTTTAATCAAGGCAGCTGAAACCAGAAAAGAGCTTGATGGAGAAGTATTCAACGTTGGAACGGGTCGGCCCCAGAGTTTCAATACTGTTGTAAAAGAGCTGAACAATGTCCTAGGCACAGATATTGAAGCCGAACACGTGGAGAATCCACGTGATAACTATGTTGAACAGCACTGTGCAGATCTTGAGAAAACAGAGCAAGTGCTTGGATGGGAGCCAGAATATAGCTTTGAACAAGGCCTAGAGAAGATAGCGGAGTACTACAGCTAG
- a CDS encoding sugar phosphate nucleotidyltransferase: MSKKRVSLTLEESLVDRLDAEAERKSHNRSQTVEEILSKYFDAQGLDTAVILCGDPELKSLELYNGRSILSNILENLSGQGIRRVVLLTGKNKERIRKEFGKSYEGISIEYVEDESVSGTAAALEKLEAELTSSFLVVNGHVIADVDLDEMYRFHRSNESVATMALTTVEDPSRYGVARLKGRKVIGFEEKPEPGKEPSRLINAGRYVLDPEIFEHLSSEDLETVFESLAKSGRLSGYIYGGEWKDVS, encoded by the coding sequence ATGTCGAAGAAAAGGGTCTCTTTAACGCTGGAAGAATCTCTAGTTGACCGCCTGGATGCTGAAGCCGAGAGAAAAAGCCATAATCGCTCTCAAACTGTCGAAGAAATACTTTCAAAATATTTTGACGCCCAAGGACTTGATACGGCCGTAATACTTTGTGGAGACCCAGAGCTTAAATCTTTAGAGCTTTACAATGGCCGCTCCATTCTTTCAAATATTCTTGAGAATCTATCTGGTCAGGGAATTAGACGTGTTGTGCTTCTAACAGGTAAAAATAAGGAAAGAATTCGGAAAGAGTTCGGTAAAAGCTATGAAGGTATTAGTATAGAGTACGTTGAAGACGAATCAGTTTCCGGCACCGCAGCTGCTCTTGAAAAGCTAGAAGCGGAGCTTACATCCTCTTTCCTTGTTGTAAACGGCCATGTTATTGCTGATGTTGATTTAGATGAAATGTATCGTTTCCATCGGTCGAATGAATCGGTAGCGACCATGGCGTTGACGACGGTAGAAGACCCTTCTCGTTACGGGGTCGCAAGGTTGAAAGGCCGTAAGGTAATCGGCTTCGAGGAAAAACCGGAGCCGGGTAAAGAGCCTTCCCGTCTCATAAACGCGGGGCGTTACGTGCTTGATCCGGAAATATTTGAGCATCTAAGCTCGGAGGACTTGGAAACAGTGTTTGAATCCTTGGCAAAGAGCGGGCGGCTATCCGGATATATTTACGGCGGCGAGTGGAAAGACGTATCTTAG
- a CDS encoding bifunctional 5,10-methylenetetrahydrofolate dehydrogenase/5,10-methenyltetrahydrofolate cyclohydrolase gives MKGKIDGGKIAAEIEKELEKTDRKPRLEIVLVGDHEASRTFVNEKLELAQKINFEAHLTELAEDVDERKLLKKIEEFNKDQKIDGILIQLPLPDHIDENKVFSTLSPRKDVDGLTPENLGKLVRGNPAIRPAAVEGILTLLKARNIELKSENIVVVNNSVLIGRPLGLSLGQEGATVTLCHEKTENLGAHLSSADIIVTATGKQSLIEPSDVETDCVVIDAGYESGQGDIPNPEEFARKSLIAPVPNGLGPVTVACTMKNLLKLHRNL, from the coding sequence GTGAAAGGCAAAATAGACGGCGGAAAAATAGCAGCAGAGATAGAAAAAGAGCTGGAAAAAACGGATAGAAAGCCCCGGCTGGAAATAGTTCTGGTAGGCGACCATGAGGCATCCCGAACCTTTGTAAACGAGAAACTGGAGTTAGCTCAGAAAATAAACTTCGAAGCACATCTAACAGAGCTAGCCGAAGACGTAGATGAAAGAAAACTCCTGAAAAAAATCGAAGAGTTCAACAAAGATCAGAAAATAGACGGTATACTAATACAACTGCCTCTACCGGACCACATAGATGAGAACAAAGTTTTCTCAACTTTATCACCTCGGAAAGACGTTGACGGACTAACACCTGAGAATCTAGGGAAGTTAGTGCGTGGAAATCCAGCAATTAGACCCGCAGCAGTCGAAGGCATACTTACACTACTTAAAGCCAGAAACATAGAACTTAAAAGTGAAAACATAGTTGTTGTCAACAACTCTGTGCTTATAGGCCGGCCTCTAGGCCTGAGCCTTGGTCAGGAAGGCGCTACTGTGACTTTATGCCATGAGAAAACCGAGAACCTGGGAGCGCATCTGAGTTCAGCGGACATAATCGTGACTGCGACAGGAAAACAGAGTCTAATCGAACCTTCGGACGTGGAAACCGACTGCGTTGTGATCGATGCCGGATACGAATCAGGTCAGGGAGACATACCGAACCCCGAGGAATTTGCTCGTAAATCGCTGATAGCTCCGGTTCCGAACGGTCTCGGACCTGTAACAGTTGCTTGTACGATGAAAAACCTGTTAAAGCTCCACAGAAACCTTTAA
- a CDS encoding formyltransferase family protein: MDVVFLGMNEAGQKVLEWLKDQEDVQIEAEITEKEQLKRIKQIKPEIAISAGFEHKVPEEIIEVPEKGIVNLHPSYLPFNRGSHPYIWPIVEKTVAGVSIHYMVPEIDEGPVIAKEKIDIRPDDTAKTLRDRLMNAQFEQFKEFWPRIKEGIRAEKQQLEEGNVHYSKELEELSEIDLNERMKAGELIDRLRGLSFDGENTAYFEKDGQRYYLDLNIHKAD; the protein is encoded by the coding sequence ATGGATGTAGTTTTCCTCGGGATGAACGAGGCCGGTCAAAAAGTCCTTGAATGGCTAAAAGATCAAGAAGACGTACAGATAGAAGCTGAGATAACAGAGAAAGAACAACTAAAACGGATTAAACAGATCAAACCTGAGATAGCGATCTCAGCAGGCTTCGAACACAAGGTACCGGAGGAAATAATTGAGGTTCCTGAAAAAGGAATAGTGAATCTCCATCCGTCGTATCTGCCCTTCAACCGCGGTTCCCATCCTTATATCTGGCCTATAGTTGAGAAAACGGTCGCAGGGGTCTCAATCCATTATATGGTTCCGGAGATAGATGAAGGTCCGGTTATAGCCAAGGAAAAAATCGATATAAGACCTGATGATACTGCTAAAACGCTTAGAGATCGTTTAATGAACGCACAGTTCGAGCAGTTCAAGGAGTTCTGGCCGAGAATCAAGGAAGGAATCAGAGCTGAAAAACAGCAGCTCGAGGAAGGTAACGTCCATTACAGCAAAGAACTAGAAGAGTTATCTGAGATCGATCTTAATGAAAGAATGAAGGCCGGAGAGTTAATCGATAGGCTGCGCGGACTCAGCTTCGACGGGGAAAACACTGCTTACTTTGAGAAAGACGGTCAACGGTACTACCTAGATTTAAACATACATAAAGCAGATTAA